A DNA window from Bacteroidota bacterium contains the following coding sequences:
- a CDS encoding sulfite exporter TauE/SafE family protein — protein sequence MEILIPGLILGLMGSFHCVGMCGPIAIALPLQGNNYFQKVFGAVLYNLGRTITYGVLGAFFGMIGQGLEMIGFQRWVSIIMGSIMVLSVLFPSLFKKQYDLNKSAFSIFTKLKNALQRLFTVRSFGALFWIGILNGFLPCGLVYIAIAGAIGTQSLVQGILFMVLFGLGTIPMLLVVSILGNLISISLRNKINKLIPYVIVFVGIVFILRGLNLGIPFLSPPEEKIKMKFDKELKKNKAISYKEAAKIKPCCSE from the coding sequence ATGGAAATTCTTATACCAGGTTTAATTCTCGGATTGATGGGTAGTTTTCATTGTGTTGGAATGTGCGGGCCTATCGCAATTGCACTTCCTTTGCAGGGCAACAACTATTTTCAAAAAGTTTTCGGCGCTGTTCTTTACAATTTAGGACGAACAATAACTTATGGAGTTTTAGGAGCATTTTTCGGAATGATTGGGCAAGGCCTCGAAATGATAGGATTTCAAAGATGGGTTTCAATAATTATGGGTTCCATAATGGTTCTTTCTGTTCTGTTCCCATCACTTTTCAAAAAACAATACGACTTAAATAAAAGTGCCTTTTCAATTTTCACAAAACTAAAAAATGCACTTCAGCGACTTTTCACTGTAAGGTCTTTTGGCGCATTGTTTTGGATAGGAATATTGAACGGCTTTTTGCCTTGTGGATTGGTTTACATTGCAATTGCCGGAGCCATTGGCACTCAATCGCTTGTTCAAGGAATACTTTTTATGGTTTTGTTCGGGCTTGGAACAATCCCAATGCTACTGGTAGTTTCCATTCTTGGAAATCTGATCAGTATTTCGTTAAGAAACAAAATCAATAAGCTTATTCCTTATGTAATAGTTTTTGTCGGAATAGTTTTTATTCTTCGCGGCTTAAATCTTGGCATTCCATTCCTCAGCCCTCCTGAAGAAAAAATCAAAATGAAATTCGATAAAGAACTCAAAAAAAATAAAGCAATTTCGTATAAAGAAGCTGCAAAAATAAAACCTTGCTGTAGTGAGTAA
- a CDS encoding alpha-L-fucosidase, with amino-acid sequence MRLTLFTFILSIQIFMLNAQEYQNSWESLDTRIIPTWFEDAKFGIFIHWGVYSVPAWRKLEPGLYASYAEWYYARVMYNQKNGGKTFHDSNYGKDFEYRDFAPLFKAELFNPNDWADLFKKSGAKYVVLTSKHHDGFCLWPTKSTYKKNWNSSDIGPNRDIVGELTTAVKSEGLRMGLYYSIIEWETTKTKRTESGYFLPLDIIKKYKIPEGEYVDKHVIPQLKELIENYKPSLIFSDGGEWDGTDDYWKTKEFLSWLYSYSPVKDDVVVNDRFAKGMPGNHGDYYSSEYKDMDDSKLSHHPWEESRGIGGSYGFNRAESIEDYNSSEELIHELIDIVSRGGNLLLNVGPTSDGRIPVIMQERLMDIGQWLEVNSEAIYETRKSSVDRQESTNQEVYYTTKDKALFCIFTKWTDIIEINLVDGEYVKNISLLAYSGKIHWELSDGNKLRIQIPKLTINELPCFHAWSLKIELDE; translated from the coding sequence ATGAGATTAACTCTATTCACTTTTATTCTTTCAATACAAATATTCATGCTTAACGCACAAGAATATCAGAATTCATGGGAGTCGCTTGACACAAGAATTATCCCAACATGGTTTGAAGATGCAAAATTTGGAATATTCATACATTGGGGAGTTTACTCGGTTCCTGCATGGCGAAAATTGGAACCGGGACTATATGCATCTTATGCAGAATGGTATTATGCACGAGTTATGTACAATCAAAAAAATGGAGGAAAAACATTTCATGATAGTAATTATGGTAAAGATTTTGAATACAGGGATTTTGCACCTCTTTTCAAAGCCGAGCTTTTTAATCCTAACGATTGGGCAGATTTGTTTAAAAAATCCGGAGCAAAATATGTTGTATTAACAAGCAAACATCACGATGGTTTTTGCTTATGGCCCACCAAAAGTACGTATAAGAAAAATTGGAACTCTTCGGATATTGGCCCCAACAGAGATATAGTAGGAGAATTGACAACGGCAGTAAAATCCGAAGGTCTAAGGATGGGATTATATTATTCGATTATCGAATGGGAAACCACTAAAACCAAAAGAACAGAATCAGGATATTTTTTGCCATTAGATATAATTAAAAAATACAAAATTCCTGAAGGTGAGTACGTTGATAAACATGTGATACCACAGTTAAAAGAACTAATAGAGAATTATAAACCTTCTCTAATTTTTTCAGATGGAGGAGAATGGGATGGTACTGATGATTATTGGAAAACTAAAGAATTTCTTTCTTGGTTGTATAGCTATTCTCCTGTGAAAGACGATGTTGTGGTGAACGACCGTTTTGCAAAAGGTATGCCTGGTAATCATGGAGACTATTATTCAAGTGAATATAAAGATATGGACGATAGTAAGCTCAGCCATCATCCTTGGGAAGAAAGCCGTGGAATTGGCGGATCATATGGTTTCAATAGAGCAGAAAGTATTGAAGATTACAACAGTTCAGAAGAACTTATTCATGAGTTGATAGACATTGTTAGCCGAGGAGGAAATTTGTTGCTAAATGTTGGTCCAACATCAGATGGAAGAATCCCTGTGATTATGCAGGAAAGATTGATGGATATAGGTCAATGGTTAGAAGTAAATTCTGAGGCTATCTACGAAACAAGAAAATCATCAGTTGACAGACAAGAAAGTACGAATCAAGAAGTATATTACACTACTAAAGACAAAGCACTGTTTTGCATTTTCACCAAATGGACTGACATAATTGAAATCAATCTGGTTGATGGAGAATATGTAAAGAATATAAGTTTGTTGGCCTACAGTGGTAAAATACATTGGGAATTATCTGACGGAAACAAGTTGCGAATTCAAATCCCGAAACTCACAATTAATGAATTGCCTTGCTTTCATGCTTGGTCATTGAAAATTGAGCTTGACGAATGA
- a CDS encoding acyltransferase: protein MSKNNKIYWLDNLRTFMVFLVVVTHVAVTYERYSMGQEWWIVVDPSNNDFAGILFLIMNIFVMATIFFISGFFVPLSLKSKTNIEFVKSKFIRLMIPWSFAVLTLIPAYKFIFLYSRNMPQEDWTSYFHWNSMWSQNWLWFLPVLFLFNIIYLIFSKIDTTKIKLGKYILLTIILGLIFSFFMDYFSLHGWTKSIILDFQNERILIYFLTFLTGSQCYNLKTFESSERNKKVEIIIHSLGWIPMNIYIGGVIYSLVSPNDYLICKSMDIFIVRLCFLLSVTYLIYAMVVSFKNYVNRKNKFWIELNSNSYGVYIIHVIIMGIIATFMLNSNMPSVLNILILTISTYLISNLFVYSYKKLRKKIKQS from the coding sequence ATGTCTAAAAACAACAAAATATATTGGTTAGATAATCTTCGAACTTTCATGGTTTTTTTAGTAGTAGTAACTCATGTTGCTGTTACATATGAAAGATATAGTATGGGCCAAGAGTGGTGGATAGTTGTAGATCCATCAAATAATGATTTTGCCGGTATATTGTTTCTTATTATGAACATTTTTGTAATGGCTACGATATTTTTTATATCAGGTTTTTTCGTTCCATTATCACTGAAATCGAAGACGAATATAGAATTTGTTAAATCAAAATTTATTCGGCTAATGATCCCTTGGTCATTTGCTGTTCTGACATTAATACCTGCTTATAAATTTATATTTTTGTATTCGCGCAACATGCCCCAGGAAGATTGGACAAGCTATTTCCATTGGAATTCTATGTGGAGTCAAAATTGGTTATGGTTTTTACCTGTTTTGTTTTTGTTCAATATAATTTACCTGATATTTTCAAAAATAGACACAACAAAAATTAAACTTGGGAAATACATTTTGCTAACTATTATCTTAGGCCTCATTTTTAGCTTTTTCATGGACTATTTCAGTCTGCATGGATGGACAAAATCTATAATATTAGATTTTCAAAATGAAAGAATACTTATCTATTTTCTAACATTCTTAACTGGAAGTCAATGTTATAATTTAAAAACATTTGAATCAAGTGAAAGAAATAAAAAGGTTGAGATCATTATCCATAGTCTTGGCTGGATTCCTATGAACATATATATTGGTGGAGTAATATACTCTCTGGTAAGCCCTAATGATTATCTTATTTGCAAATCTATGGATATTTTTATTGTTAGGCTATGTTTTTTGCTCTCAGTTACATATTTGATTTATGCTATGGTTGTTAGCTTCAAAAATTACGTAAATAGAAAAAATAAATTCTGGATTGAACTTAATAGTAATTCCTACGGAGTATATATAATTCATGTAATAATAATGGGTATTATAGCAACATTTATGCTAAATAGCAATATGCCTTCAGTTTTAAATATTTTGATTTTGACAATATCTACCTACCTTATTAGTAATCTTTTTGTCTATTCATATAAAAAATTGAGAAAGAAGATTAAACAATCATAA
- a CDS encoding HAD-IC family P-type ATPase: MSKSNSKTDHKCVHCGADCGKYPVVWNDLKFCCNGCLTVYQLLNENKLYKYYEIEKTPGIKPNENKYNRKYDFLDREEVHEKLFDFDEGEIAKVSLYIPAIHCASCIWLLENLKLLNPDIKISYVNFSKKQVSVTFDKSKISLRQLVELLASIHYEPEISLNAKDESSQKNSSKILLYKIGVAGFVFGNVMLYALPEYFNGKQLEGNLGSFLSILSYVMVFPVVFFSGNGYIISAYKSLKKKVINIDIPIALGILVLFLQTSYEIFSGTGTGYSDSLAGLIFFLLLGKWYQGKSYDALSFDRDYKSYFPIAVTKISEEKEEVLLLNEIKKGDEILIRNKELIPADSKISSGSGIIDYSFVSGESKPVLKKVGDFVYAGGRQTGSSITVKIEKEVVQSHLTKLWNQSENEDSKKISLSDLIDRISKYFTIVVMFIAILGSTFWLFQGDVKTAIFSFTAVLIVACPCALALSIPFTFGNTMRLFGNAGMYLKNTSVVENLTKIDTIVFDKTGTITKPDENNIKFIGGELSENEKSAIMSICKQSTHPLSNAIYKFYENCDYIEPEQYVEMAGKGIFCQFDNLKIRIGSEKFVANTEQNKANSSTTVYLSINEKMKGFWQINNKYRFGFQNVINTLTKKFELFLLSGDNDSEKSNLLKYFKKSHLHFNQKPQDKKDFIKKLQSQNKTILMTGDGLNDAGALMQSNVALTIADNVYHFSPAGDAILEASKFHKLFDFINFTKTAMKIVKMSFAISFFYNIIGISYAISGNLSPVVAAILMPVSSVSVVAFATFVTRYFGKRLK, from the coding sequence GTGAGTAAAAGCAATTCGAAGACAGACCATAAATGCGTTCATTGCGGGGCAGATTGCGGAAAATATCCAGTAGTTTGGAACGATTTGAAATTTTGCTGCAATGGCTGCCTTACAGTCTATCAATTGTTGAATGAGAATAAGCTCTACAAATATTACGAAATTGAAAAAACACCGGGCATAAAGCCCAACGAAAATAAGTATAACCGCAAATACGATTTTCTCGACCGCGAAGAAGTTCATGAAAAATTATTTGATTTCGACGAAGGAGAAATCGCAAAAGTAAGTCTCTACATTCCGGCAATTCATTGTGCCTCTTGCATTTGGCTACTCGAAAATTTGAAACTTTTGAATCCCGACATAAAAATATCTTATGTAAATTTTTCTAAGAAACAAGTAAGTGTAACTTTCGACAAATCGAAAATAAGTTTGCGGCAACTTGTCGAGCTACTGGCATCAATACACTACGAACCGGAAATTTCTCTTAACGCAAAAGATGAATCTTCTCAAAAGAATTCGAGCAAAATTCTGCTTTACAAAATTGGCGTAGCCGGTTTCGTTTTCGGAAATGTGATGCTCTATGCTCTGCCCGAATATTTCAATGGAAAACAATTAGAGGGAAATTTAGGTTCTTTTTTAAGCATTTTGAGTTATGTAATGGTTTTTCCAGTAGTTTTTTTTAGTGGAAACGGATATATAATTTCTGCTTACAAAAGCCTGAAGAAAAAAGTAATTAACATCGACATTCCTATTGCTCTCGGGATTTTAGTGCTGTTTCTGCAAACTTCCTACGAAATTTTTTCCGGCACCGGTACAGGATATTCCGACTCTCTGGCAGGACTAATATTTTTTCTTCTACTCGGAAAATGGTATCAAGGAAAATCTTACGATGCCCTTTCATTCGACAGAGATTACAAATCATATTTTCCAATAGCTGTTACAAAAATTTCTGAGGAAAAAGAGGAGGTTTTATTACTTAATGAAATAAAAAAAGGCGATGAAATTTTAATTAGAAACAAAGAACTAATACCAGCAGATTCTAAAATATCGAGTGGTTCGGGAATTATCGACTACAGTTTTGTATCGGGCGAATCGAAGCCAGTACTGAAAAAAGTTGGCGATTTTGTGTATGCAGGTGGTAGGCAAACCGGAAGTTCTATCACCGTGAAAATAGAAAAAGAAGTCGTTCAAAGCCACCTCACAAAACTATGGAATCAGAGCGAAAACGAAGATTCGAAAAAGATTTCTTTATCGGATCTAATTGATAGAATAAGTAAATATTTTACAATTGTAGTAATGTTTATAGCTATTCTTGGCTCAACATTCTGGCTATTTCAGGGCGATGTGAAAACTGCCATATTTTCATTCACGGCAGTGCTGATTGTTGCTTGCCCTTGTGCTTTAGCGCTTTCTATCCCTTTCACTTTCGGAAATACAATGCGGCTGTTCGGTAATGCCGGAATGTATTTAAAAAATACATCGGTTGTCGAAAATCTCACAAAAATTGACACGATAGTTTTCGATAAAACTGGAACCATCACAAAACCTGACGAAAACAATATTAAATTTATAGGTGGTGAATTATCTGAAAATGAGAAATCTGCAATAATGTCGATTTGCAAACAATCAACCCATCCATTGAGTAATGCGATATATAAGTTCTACGAAAATTGCGACTATATAGAACCTGAGCAATATGTAGAGATGGCAGGAAAAGGGATTTTCTGCCAATTCGATAATCTTAAAATAAGGATAGGTTCTGAAAAATTTGTAGCAAATACCGAACAAAACAAAGCTAACAGCTCAACTACAGTTTATCTTTCGATAAATGAAAAAATGAAAGGCTTTTGGCAAATCAATAACAAATATCGTTTTGGGTTTCAGAATGTTATAAATACATTAACTAAAAAATTTGAGTTGTTCTTATTGTCGGGCGATAACGATTCGGAAAAAAGCAATTTACTTAAGTATTTCAAAAAAAGTCATTTGCATTTCAATCAAAAGCCTCAAGACAAAAAAGATTTTATAAAAAAACTTCAGAGCCAAAACAAAACAATTTTAATGACCGGTGATGGCTTAAACGATGCCGGAGCATTGATGCAAAGCAATGTAGCTCTGACAATTGCCGACAATGTATATCACTTTTCGCCAGCCGGCGATGCTATTCTTGAAGCAAGCAAGTTTCACAAACTTTTCGATTTTATAAATTTCACCAAAACAGCAATGAAAATTGTGAAAATGAGTTTTGCTATTTCATTTTTTTACAATATTATTGGAATTAGCTATGCAATTTCGGGAAATCTTTCGCCTGTTGTAGCTGCTATCCTAATGCCAGTAAGTTCAGTTTCTGTGGTTGCTTTTGCCACTTTTGTTACCCGATATTTTGGAAAGAGGTTGAAATAA